The stretch of DNA TCAGACACGGCATCAAATGCATCAGACACAGATGAAAATATGGACTTTCGTGAACCTACAGATAGCGAGAACGATACCGAAGTTATCGAGTCTCTATTCGCGCCCTACACAGACGAGCCGATCGCGCCACCAGACTATGCTGAAGCAgaagatgacgatgaagatCCTGATGGACTAGCTGCAAAGACTCTTGCTGACAGAGAAGATGGTTTAATTCCACTCGCAAACTGGTaggaatgttttctttttaaataaaaggaGAGAAATATGCATATGATCTCAAGATGCACGTGTAACACAAGCTTGTATCTTCGCAGGTGTAAATGTAAACATTGCAAGACGGAGAATCTAGGCGGCGCTATGGAGCATCGTTGCTGCGTGGAAGTTTTGAACATTCAAGGGAAATTAGTTTTCGATGGATCCATTGAAAACCTCGATTGTATAACTCAGCATGAGGAGTACAAAGCCATCACAAACAAGGCTGTGCTTGAGAATGTCGCGCCGTTGCTGAGATGCAAGAATGGTCGATCGTACCGACGCCGATCTGGAGTCACACATAACGAGTAAGTGATTTTCAATTTGCGGGCGTgcgaacaaaaaatcaaaacatctTAAGCTAGTGTAATACAGTAAGTGTAAGTGGATCGAGTAATCATGCCTAACAACAACTGAATGATGACAGTCATAACACAAGTTTACCAAGTTCTTTTTGTCTTTATATCTTGTATCTACACGGAGGTTAGTCGCAACTACTTACTTTTGTTATCTTGCATAGGTTTATTCGATCAGTGGCTTATCGGTGGACCATTAGATGGCTCTGTGGCTATATGGGCTGGGAAAACACACGTCCGCTGTGTGCATGTATATACCACGACATCAGAACAAGGTATCAGACAAGACATTTACAGCCAAGAGGATACAGACATTCTTAGACTTTCCTTGAAATGATATATTTTGTATTATACACTTGAATAATTCTTCTTGCAAACTTGCTATAAATgtgacttacatgtatgta from Montipora capricornis isolate CH-2021 chromosome 9, ASM3666992v2, whole genome shotgun sequence encodes:
- the LOC138016464 gene encoding uncharacterized protein; this encodes MSDFELENSCLSSNSDTASNASDTDENMDFREPTDSENDTEVIESLFAPYTDEPIAPPDYAEAEDDDEDPDGLAAKTLADREDGLIPLANWCKCKHCKTENLGGAMEHRCCVEVLNIQGKLVFDGSIENLDCITQHEEYKAITNKAVLENVAPLLRCKNGRSYRRRSGVTHNEFIRSVAYRWTIRWLCGYMGWENTRPLCACIYHDIRTRYQTRHLQPRGYRHS